Proteins co-encoded in one Halorussus vallis genomic window:
- a CDS encoding carbohydrate ABC transporter permease produces MIESRRRDRLALYAGLAVFGLVALLPYLWIIRTSFLTNLAAISTDVPLIVLPGMESFSIQSFMTVWENYKLVTYFKNSVFISLSATVIALLVSIPGAYAFARRDFPGRRIIFYTAVFTVMFPSIVIFIPVYELFYWLRLVNTYAGLIIGLGVFVMPLSIWLLQGFFRQGIPPNIEEAAKLDGLTDLTAFLRIVLPLSAPAVAVTALFAFLNAWNNFLWVYLLTSDSGKHTATVAIYYLTAGDTLRQWNQIMAVVVMLVLPPVLFYGLIQGRVGEGMTG; encoded by the coding sequence ATGATAGAATCACGCAGAAGAGACCGACTCGCACTGTACGCCGGACTCGCCGTCTTCGGTCTGGTCGCACTGCTCCCGTACCTGTGGATCATCCGGACGTCGTTCCTGACCAACCTCGCGGCCATCAGTACCGACGTTCCGCTCATCGTCCTCCCCGGCATGGAGTCGTTCTCCATCCAGAGCTTCATGACCGTCTGGGAGAACTACAAACTGGTGACCTACTTCAAAAACAGCGTCTTCATCTCGCTGAGCGCCACCGTCATCGCGCTACTCGTCTCGATTCCGGGCGCCTACGCGTTCGCCCGCCGGGACTTCCCCGGCCGGCGGATCATCTTCTACACCGCGGTGTTCACCGTGATGTTCCCCTCCATCGTCATCTTCATCCCGGTCTACGAACTGTTCTACTGGCTCCGGCTGGTGAACACGTACGCCGGCCTCATCATCGGTCTGGGCGTGTTCGTGATGCCGCTGTCCATCTGGCTGCTCCAGGGTTTCTTCCGCCAGGGCATCCCGCCGAACATCGAGGAGGCCGCCAAACTCGACGGCCTGACCGACCTGACGGCGTTCCTCCGGATCGTCCTGCCGCTGAGCGCGCCGGCGGTCGCCGTCACGGCGCTGTTCGCGTTCCTGAACGCCTGGAACAACTTCCTGTGGGTCTACCTGCTCACCAGCGACAGCGGCAAACACACCGCGACGGTCGCCATCTACTACCTGACCGCCGGCGACACGCTCCGCCAGTGGAACCAGATCATGGCGGTCGTGGTGATGCTCGTGCTCCCGCCGGTGCTGTTCTACGGCCTCATCCAGGGCCGCGTCGGCGAAGGCATGACTGGCTGA
- a CDS encoding mannonate dehydratase has translation MADTTVAEPAEGEAVEDRMRVGFRTREFSDARLRFIKQLGVNDVFLDHSAVEEEPDEFIDNTQAGRSDTLTLGGEYVPSVEELVQARTKIEDAGLSLTGVHSLPYSTYGDIMFGRDGKDTQIDRIKTLIRNMGKAKVPILGYQWNPRGLVPMRTSKTRRIRGEARATGFDVEDIEDPEAPFADADADYSEAEFWDNYEYFLEEVLPVAEEAGVRMALHPADPPVMAKMGGIPRLFRDFESFKRAMELVPSENHGLKLCLGCFSEMGEDIPNVVRYFGERDEIIFVHFRDVAGTMPSFNETFVDEGNFDELAVMRTLRDVGFDGAMLPDHVPRMEGDSQWGHRANAFTAGYLRGLVEAVLREE, from the coding sequence ATGGCAGATACGACTGTTGCGGAGCCAGCCGAGGGTGAAGCCGTCGAAGACCGAATGCGCGTGGGATTCCGGACGCGGGAGTTCTCCGATGCGCGACTCCGATTCATCAAACAGCTGGGGGTGAACGACGTCTTCCTCGACCACTCGGCGGTCGAGGAGGAACCTGACGAATTCATCGACAACACGCAGGCGGGACGCTCGGACACCCTCACCCTCGGCGGGGAGTACGTCCCCTCGGTCGAGGAACTCGTCCAGGCGCGGACGAAAATCGAGGACGCCGGCCTCAGCCTCACCGGAGTCCACTCGCTTCCCTACTCCACCTACGGCGACATCATGTTCGGCCGGGATGGGAAGGATACCCAGATAGACCGGATAAAGACCCTGATTCGTAACATGGGGAAGGCGAAGGTCCCGATACTGGGCTACCAGTGGAACCCCCGCGGACTGGTGCCCATGCGAACCTCGAAGACGCGGCGGATTCGCGGCGAGGCGCGGGCCACCGGCTTCGACGTCGAGGACATCGAGGACCCGGAGGCGCCGTTCGCCGACGCCGACGCCGACTACTCGGAGGCGGAGTTCTGGGACAACTACGAGTACTTCCTGGAGGAGGTCCTGCCGGTCGCCGAGGAGGCCGGGGTCCGGATGGCCCTCCACCCCGCAGACCCGCCGGTGATGGCGAAGATGGGCGGCATCCCGCGACTGTTCCGGGACTTCGAGAGCTTCAAGCGCGCCATGGAACTCGTTCCGAGCGAGAACCACGGCCTGAAACTCTGCCTCGGCTGTTTCTCCGAGATGGGCGAGGACATCCCGAACGTGGTCCGGTACTTCGGCGAGCGCGACGAGATAATCTTCGTCCACTTCCGCGACGTGGCGGGGACGATGCCGTCGTTCAACGAGACGTTCGTCGACGAGGGCAACTTCGACGAACTCGCCGTGATGCGGACGCTCCGGGACGTCGGCTTCGACGGCGCGATGCTCCCCGACCACGTCCCGCGGATGGAGGGCGACTCCCAGTGGGGCCACCGGGCGAACGCGTTCACGGCCGGCTACCTCCGCGGACTGGTCGAGGCCGTGCTCCGCGAGGAGTGA
- a CDS encoding malate dehydrogenase yields the protein MHVTVIGSAGSVGSTLAYTLAVTVPDVRVRMVDVEDDAVAGHATDIEHATNHDAHAVGRAIAPDVEAGRGPVETAAPGPEAVRNTDCVVVVYNVSRPDEAVGRGGRDVYFEQNSAVADELGAWMRKADPRPVVVVTNPVDRITERLWRASGWPRRSFVGYSLSETARAAAEIGRLHDAAASDVRCPTMGEHGERVVPVFSKTTVEGEPTDFTDRERERVVDYVRDVPYEVMRQRGADKSSRWVSGRGAAAVAHAILTGGTEETVCLSVPLAGEYGFDDVCMSVPVTLSASGWDRIERWELSEWERDRLDAAYEHLAGT from the coding sequence ATGCACGTAACCGTCATCGGTAGCGCCGGTTCTGTCGGATCGACCCTCGCGTACACGCTGGCGGTCACGGTCCCCGACGTCCGAGTCCGTATGGTGGACGTCGAAGACGACGCCGTGGCCGGCCACGCGACGGACATCGAACACGCGACGAACCACGACGCCCACGCGGTCGGTCGGGCCATCGCGCCCGACGTCGAGGCCGGTCGCGGTCCGGTCGAGACAGCGGCGCCCGGACCCGAAGCCGTCCGGAACACCGACTGCGTCGTCGTCGTTTACAACGTCTCGCGCCCCGACGAGGCGGTCGGGCGGGGCGGGAGGGACGTCTACTTCGAGCAGAACAGCGCGGTCGCCGACGAACTCGGAGCCTGGATGCGGAAAGCCGACCCGCGGCCCGTCGTCGTCGTCACGAACCCCGTCGACCGCATCACCGAGCGACTGTGGCGGGCGTCCGGGTGGCCGCGCCGTTCGTTCGTCGGCTACTCGCTGTCGGAAACCGCCCGCGCCGCGGCCGAAATCGGTCGCCTCCACGACGCGGCCGCGAGCGACGTTCGGTGTCCGACGATGGGCGAACACGGCGAACGCGTCGTTCCGGTGTTCTCGAAGACCACTGTCGAGGGCGAACCGACCGACTTCACCGACCGGGAGCGCGAGCGGGTGGTCGACTACGTCCGGGACGTCCCCTACGAGGTCATGCGACAGCGCGGGGCCGACAAGTCGTCGCGGTGGGTGTCCGGCCGGGGCGCCGCGGCGGTGGCCCACGCGATTCTGACCGGGGGAACCGAGGAGACGGTCTGTCTGTCGGTCCCGCTGGCCGGCGAGTACGGCTTCGACGACGTCTGTATGAGCGTGCCGGTGACCCTCTCGGCGAGCGGGTGGGACCGAATCGAGCGCTGGGAGCTGTCGGAGTGGGAGCGCGACCGACTCGACGCGGCGTACGAACACCTCGCAGGCACGTGA
- a CDS encoding YihY/virulence factor BrkB family protein, with the protein MADRLDAALTVVREAGEHEIHYPAAALAYYGFVSLLPLMVLMLAVVGESAAGQIEAASPRFLTPEAQRLVYEAMTNNSGRTGAALFAAAVLTWSGVNVAEGFLTVVERVEETPEQSLVEKVPGAASVLVSLGFAVVSVVLTSVLFSLLPVRTHVVGGGLVVLLVSLSLSFVPMYYVPSEAVTSVSATVPGSFIAAFGWTALLAGIQFYADHASRYAVYGALSGIILILTSLYIASVALMAGVVVNATLAGR; encoded by the coding sequence ATGGCCGACAGACTCGACGCCGCGCTGACCGTCGTCCGGGAGGCGGGCGAACACGAGATCCACTACCCCGCCGCCGCGCTCGCGTACTACGGGTTCGTCTCTCTGCTCCCGCTGATGGTGCTCATGCTGGCGGTCGTCGGCGAATCGGCCGCCGGGCAAATCGAGGCCGCCTCGCCCCGCTTTCTCACGCCCGAGGCCCAGCGCCTCGTCTACGAGGCGATGACGAACAACTCGGGGCGGACCGGCGCGGCGCTGTTCGCGGCCGCCGTGCTCACCTGGAGCGGGGTGAACGTCGCCGAGGGGTTCCTGACGGTCGTCGAGCGGGTCGAGGAGACGCCCGAGCAGTCGCTGGTCGAGAAGGTTCCCGGCGCCGCCAGCGTCCTCGTGTCGCTCGGTTTCGCCGTCGTCTCGGTCGTGCTCACCAGCGTCCTCTTCAGCCTGCTACCGGTCCGGACGCACGTCGTCGGCGGCGGCCTCGTCGTGCTCCTCGTCTCGCTCTCGCTGTCGTTCGTCCCGATGTACTACGTCCCCTCCGAGGCGGTGACCTCGGTGTCGGCGACGGTTCCCGGTTCGTTCATTGCCGCGTTCGGGTGGACCGCGCTCCTCGCCGGCATCCAGTTCTACGCCGACCACGCCAGTCGATACGCGGTCTACGGCGCCCTCAGCGGAATCATCCTCATCCTCACCAGCCTCTACATCGCCTCGGTCGCGCTCATGGCGGGAGTCGTCGTGAACGCGACCCTCGCCGGACGATAG
- a CDS encoding MATE family efflux transporter produces MSSARSTGSITEGGLTRPMFRLAWPIVVVELLQVMYNIADTFWLGRLSSDAVGALSLAFPLIFLLISVAGGFTAAGSILVAQYTGADSEGSAGAVAGQVMMFVTLMSVVLGVLGYFATDPMLALLPSRGETTTQLVPLASDYMRVFFLGMPFLFGFFTFMSLLRGYGNTRTPMRVMVVSVAFNVVLDPLLIFGWGPFPAMGIEGAAVATVTARAVATVIGFYVLFGTDAGPDVELTHLVPDLDIIEKVVRLGVPSSLEQSMSALAMITLTAMVVQFAPPVVSAYGLGNRLASLVFLPAMGLGRATNTMVGQNLGAGKSDRAERAVWLATKVGASVMLAVAVVAALFAEPIVSVFMATGTDAARKTVEHGATYLRIRSVEFGFMAVLQVMLGAYRGAGNTRTALGFSMVALWLGRVPTVYYLSFVGGMGATGLWVGMTFGNVLGATAAALWFTRGTWKKAVVDEGKAGVAPEADVDHDAGASADGDAVAPADVAAETDVTSDGGRDR; encoded by the coding sequence ATGTCCTCCGCACGCTCGACCGGCTCCATAACGGAGGGCGGACTCACCCGCCCGATGTTCAGGCTCGCCTGGCCCATCGTGGTCGTCGAGCTACTGCAGGTAATGTACAACATCGCCGACACGTTCTGGCTCGGGCGGCTCTCCTCGGACGCGGTCGGCGCGCTGAGCCTCGCGTTCCCGCTCATCTTTCTGCTCATCTCGGTCGCGGGCGGGTTCACCGCCGCCGGCTCCATCCTCGTCGCCCAGTACACCGGCGCCGACAGCGAGGGGTCGGCGGGCGCGGTCGCCGGCCAGGTGATGATGTTCGTCACCCTCATGTCGGTGGTCCTCGGCGTTCTGGGCTACTTCGCCACCGACCCGATGCTCGCGCTCCTGCCCAGTAGAGGCGAGACGACCACCCAGTTGGTACCGCTGGCCTCCGACTACATGCGGGTGTTCTTCCTCGGCATGCCGTTCCTGTTCGGCTTCTTCACCTTCATGTCGCTGTTACGGGGGTACGGCAACACCCGGACGCCGATGCGCGTGATGGTGGTCAGCGTCGCGTTCAACGTCGTGCTCGACCCGCTGCTCATCTTCGGCTGGGGACCATTCCCGGCGATGGGCATCGAGGGCGCGGCCGTCGCCACGGTGACCGCCCGGGCTGTCGCGACGGTCATCGGGTTCTACGTGCTGTTCGGCACCGACGCCGGCCCGGACGTCGAGTTGACCCATCTCGTGCCCGACCTCGACATCATCGAGAAGGTCGTCCGCCTCGGCGTCCCCTCGTCGCTCGAACAGTCGATGAGCGCGCTGGCGATGATCACCCTGACCGCGATGGTCGTCCAGTTCGCGCCGCCGGTCGTCAGCGCGTACGGCCTCGGCAACCGCCTCGCCTCGCTGGTGTTCCTGCCCGCGATGGGGCTGGGTCGGGCGACGAACACGATGGTCGGCCAGAACCTCGGGGCGGGCAAGTCCGACCGCGCCGAGCGCGCGGTGTGGCTCGCGACCAAGGTCGGCGCGAGCGTGATGCTCGCGGTCGCCGTCGTTGCCGCGCTGTTCGCCGAACCCATCGTTTCGGTGTTCATGGCGACCGGGACCGACGCCGCCCGCAAGACGGTCGAGCACGGCGCGACCTACCTGCGCATCCGGTCGGTCGAGTTCGGCTTCATGGCCGTCCTGCAGGTGATGCTCGGCGCCTACCGCGGCGCGGGCAACACCCGGACCGCGCTGGGCTTCTCGATGGTCGCGCTCTGGCTCGGCCGGGTCCCGACGGTCTACTACCTGTCGTTCGTCGGGGGCATGGGCGCGACCGGTCTGTGGGTCGGCATGACGTTCGGCAACGTCCTCGGGGCGACCGCGGCCGCGCTGTGGTTCACCCGCGGGACGTGGAAGAAAGCGGTCGTCGACGAAGGCAAAGCGGGCGTCGCGCCGGAAGCCGACGTCGACCACGACGCGGGAGCGTCGGCCGACGGTGACGCCGTGGCCCCTGCCGACGTCGCCGCGGAAACCGACGTCACCTCCGACGGCGGCCGCGACCGATAG
- a CDS encoding ornithine cyclodeaminase family protein has protein sequence MVRILSDEAVATCLSLPDLLGVVRDAFIAQGRGAVERPDRPHFPVGAGLDGPDPKGTGLVMPAYVHGAAHYATKLVGVHEGNAKRGLPTVNAQIALTEADTGRPVAYLSGNRITSARTGCIGGLAAAELATGPVSLGILGAGTQARWQARAIAAATDLESIRVYSPSDSKEACAADLESELGVPAEAVASPKKAVSGANVVVTATTSAEPVFSGNDLEPGALVVAVGAYTSEMRELDAATFDRAAKVFADVPEEVAEVGDVLSADVGADELLAFSSALEGDVGRERDEEILVVESVGTAVLDAAAAERVFEEAEKRGIGEDVAL, from the coding sequence ATGGTTCGCATCCTCTCCGACGAGGCGGTCGCGACGTGTCTGTCGCTTCCGGACCTCCTCGGCGTCGTCCGAGACGCGTTCATCGCGCAGGGCCGGGGTGCGGTCGAGCGTCCCGATAGACCGCACTTCCCCGTCGGTGCGGGACTCGACGGTCCGGACCCAAAGGGGACCGGCCTGGTGATGCCCGCCTACGTCCACGGCGCGGCCCACTACGCGACGAAACTGGTGGGCGTCCACGAGGGCAACGCCAAACGCGGTCTGCCGACCGTCAACGCCCAGATCGCGCTGACCGAAGCCGACACCGGCCGACCTGTGGCCTACCTCTCCGGCAATCGCATCACCAGCGCCAGAACCGGCTGTATCGGCGGGCTGGCGGCCGCGGAACTGGCGACCGGCCCCGTCTCGCTCGGCATTCTCGGCGCGGGCACCCAAGCGCGCTGGCAGGCCCGGGCCATCGCCGCGGCGACCGACCTGGAGTCGATCCGGGTGTACTCGCCGAGCGACTCGAAGGAGGCCTGCGCCGCCGACCTCGAATCCGAACTCGGCGTACCCGCGGAGGCCGTCGCCTCGCCGAAAAAGGCCGTCTCCGGCGCGAACGTGGTGGTGACCGCGACGACCAGCGCGGAGCCGGTCTTCTCGGGCAACGACCTCGAACCCGGCGCACTCGTCGTCGCGGTCGGCGCGTACACGTCCGAGATGCGCGAACTCGACGCCGCGACGTTCGACCGGGCCGCGAAGGTGTTCGCCGACGTGCCCGAGGAGGTCGCGGAGGTCGGCGACGTGCTGTCGGCCGACGTCGGCGCCGACGAACTGCTCGCGTTCTCGTCGGCGCTCGAAGGCGACGTCGGCAGGGAGCGAGACGAGGAGATCCTGGTCGTCGAGAGCGTCGGCACCGCGGTGCTGGACGCGGCGGCCGCCGAACGCGTCTTCGAGGAGGCGGAGAAACGAGGTATCGGTGAGGACGTGGCGTTGTAG
- a CDS encoding DUF5789 family protein, which produces MSESGDDSRELGVELGDLEDDLENADYPMDSGELMEKFGDRELELQGGSETLREALATGDNETFESADEVQQAILNRVSGEAVGREGYSDRGAGNEGENTDESF; this is translated from the coding sequence ATGAGCGAATCCGGAGACGACAGCAGAGAGCTGGGCGTCGAACTCGGCGACCTCGAAGACGACCTCGAAAACGCCGACTACCCGATGGACTCGGGCGAGTTGATGGAGAAGTTCGGCGACCGGGAACTCGAACTCCAGGGCGGGTCCGAAACCCTCCGGGAGGCGCTGGCGACCGGCGACAACGAGACGTTCGAGTCGGCCGACGAGGTCCAGCAGGCCATCCTCAACCGGGTCAGCGGTGAGGCGGTCGGCCGCGAGGGCTACTCCGACCGCGGGGCCGGAAACGAGGGCGAGAACACCGACGAGTCGTTCTGA
- a CDS encoding creatininase family protein, translating to MDLFDATWTDADAAETDLALLPVGSTEQHGPHAPLGTDVLTAEAVAEAGAAAYDGEVVVGPAIPVGVAAEHRQFTGTLWVSEETFRDYVRETVASLASHGWDRVVLVNGHGGNVGALREVASTITREDDAYAVPFTWFEAVGEHAGDMGHGGPLETALLRHVAPETVHEDRIEDARAGASDGWGDWVSYANLAVDSAEFTENGVVGDPAAGDAARGEELLDLAGAALAKLLDAVEARDVSRPPHK from the coding sequence ATGGACCTCTTCGACGCGACGTGGACGGACGCCGACGCGGCCGAGACGGACCTGGCGCTCCTCCCCGTCGGCAGCACCGAACAGCACGGCCCGCACGCGCCGCTCGGGACCGACGTGCTCACCGCCGAGGCGGTCGCGGAGGCCGGCGCGGCGGCCTACGACGGCGAGGTCGTGGTCGGGCCGGCGATTCCGGTCGGCGTCGCCGCCGAGCACCGCCAGTTCACCGGGACGCTGTGGGTCAGCGAGGAGACCTTCCGGGACTACGTCCGCGAGACGGTCGCCAGCCTCGCGTCTCACGGCTGGGACCGCGTGGTGCTGGTCAACGGCCACGGCGGCAACGTCGGCGCGCTCCGGGAGGTCGCGAGCACGATAACACGCGAGGACGACGCCTACGCGGTCCCGTTCACGTGGTTCGAGGCGGTCGGCGAGCACGCCGGCGACATGGGCCACGGCGGACCGCTCGAAACCGCGCTCCTCCGTCACGTCGCACCCGAGACGGTCCACGAGGACCGAATCGAGGACGCCCGCGCGGGCGCCAGCGACGGCTGGGGCGACTGGGTCAGTTACGCCAACTTGGCGGTCGATAGCGCGGAGTTCACCGAGAACGGCGTCGTCGGCGACCCCGCCGCGGGCGACGCGGCCCGCGGCGAGGAACTGCTCGACCTGGCGGGCGCCGCGCTGGCGAAACTCCTCGATGCGGTCGAAGCCCGGGACGTCTCCCGGCCGCCGCACAAGTGA
- a CDS encoding DUF5790 family protein — translation MSQSTLDEDELFGEAANEIRTDVESSLDDAAAALPDADDIWNVEADNALGALNALRSALDAGDAEDDLRDAKKWYTMGVRADAFEDADDLEAEIARIEDAIEDIGDAKEQVGDLASTIPGLKNTLEELDAEPEEEEEEAEADEDDEEEEAEEAAAEA, via the coding sequence ATGAGTCAATCGACACTCGACGAGGACGAACTGTTCGGCGAGGCGGCCAACGAGATCCGCACGGACGTCGAATCGAGTCTCGACGACGCCGCGGCGGCGCTCCCCGACGCCGACGACATCTGGAACGTCGAGGCCGACAACGCCCTCGGGGCGCTCAACGCCCTGCGCTCGGCGCTCGACGCGGGCGACGCCGAGGACGACCTGCGCGACGCCAAGAAGTGGTACACCATGGGCGTGCGGGCCGACGCCTTCGAGGACGCCGACGACCTCGAAGCCGAGATCGCGCGCATCGAGGACGCCATCGAGGACATCGGCGACGCCAAAGAGCAGGTCGGCGACCTCGCGAGCACCATCCCCGGCCTGAAGAACACACTGGAGGAACTCGACGCCGAACCGGAAGAAGAGGAGGAAGAGGCGGAAGCCGACGAAGACGACGAAGAAGAGGAAGCCGAAGAGGCCGCCGCGGAAGCCTGA
- a CDS encoding dihydroneopterin aldolase family protein has translation MSTGDDEGDDAEATTPTDGERACFEAGIKFGALYHQFAGTPVSPDSAASLERAMEESIENQPFCESVTVDILEEKLAAEMEHEYTELTGRFMEVEIVVEREDCQVVTRMEMEDGYPLMRVESVRR, from the coding sequence ATGAGCACTGGCGACGACGAAGGCGACGACGCGGAAGCGACGACACCGACCGACGGCGAGCGGGCGTGCTTCGAGGCGGGCATCAAGTTCGGCGCGCTCTACCACCAGTTCGCGGGCACGCCGGTCAGCCCCGACAGCGCGGCCAGCCTCGAACGCGCGATGGAGGAGTCCATCGAGAACCAGCCGTTCTGCGAGTCGGTGACCGTCGACATTCTGGAGGAGAAACTGGCGGCGGAGATGGAACACGAGTACACCGAACTCACAGGTCGGTTCATGGAGGTCGAAATCGTCGTCGAGCGCGAGGACTGTCAAGTCGTCACGCGCATGGAGATGGAGGACGGCTACCCGCTGATGCGGGTTGAGTCGGTCCGGCGGTAG
- a CDS encoding translation initiation factor IF-2 subunit beta, producing MDYSSSLDRAMDAVPEFEGSDERFSYPDAQTQKDGAFTRLTNLSDIADALSRDPEHIHSALQRELGTNGKLDDGRARYNGTFSGSDFDTALESYVEEFVLCSECGLPDTRLVRENRNLMLRCDACGAFRPVTKRSSTTQTQNREAVEEGSTYEVKITGTGRKGDGVAEKGKYTIFVPGAQEGDVVQIYIKNISGNLAFARLA from the coding sequence ATGGACTACAGTTCGAGCCTCGACAGAGCCATGGACGCGGTACCCGAGTTCGAGGGTTCCGACGAGCGATTCAGCTACCCGGACGCCCAGACCCAGAAGGACGGCGCGTTCACCCGACTCACGAACCTCAGCGACATCGCCGACGCGCTAAGTCGGGACCCCGAGCACATCCACAGCGCGCTCCAGCGCGAACTCGGGACCAACGGGAAACTGGACGACGGCCGGGCCCGTTACAACGGCACCTTCTCCGGGTCGGACTTCGACACCGCCCTGGAGAGCTACGTCGAGGAGTTCGTCCTCTGCTCGGAGTGCGGCCTCCCCGACACCCGCCTCGTCCGCGAGAACCGCAACCTCATGCTCCGCTGTGACGCCTGCGGTGCGTTCCGCCCCGTCACCAAGCGCTCCTCGACGACCCAGACCCAGAACCGCGAGGCGGTCGAAGAGGGGAGCACCTACGAGGTCAAGATCACCGGCACCGGCCGCAAGGGCGACGGCGTGGCCGAGAAGGGCAAGTACACCATCTTCGTTCCCGGCGCCCAGGAGGGCGACGTGGTGCAGATCTACATCAAGAACATCTCGGGCAACCTCGCGTTCGCCCGGTTGGCCTGA
- a CDS encoding DUF7860 family protein yields the protein MGRYGNLDYGRLTKLGFALSLAVFAVGAGAELGVAAMHVTLPAWENALFTDMEIVGTLGALLSPLVFGIIMPLTE from the coding sequence ATGGGCCGATACGGAAACCTGGATTACGGTCGACTGACCAAACTCGGCTTCGCACTGAGCCTGGCGGTGTTCGCGGTCGGCGCGGGCGCGGAACTCGGCGTGGCGGCGATGCACGTGACACTCCCGGCGTGGGAGAACGCACTGTTCACCGACATGGAAATCGTCGGGACGCTCGGCGCACTGCTGTCGCCGCTCGTGTTCGGGATAATCATGCCGCTGACGGAGTAA
- the azf gene encoding NAD-dependent glucose-6-phosphate dehydrogenase Azf translates to MDDPVLLTGAGGRVGQAILSDLSEKYEWRLLDRDPPTEDTAHEFVVADITDAEAIREAVEGVGAVVHLAGDPRPEAPWNSVLHNNIDGTQKILEAACNAGVEKFVFASSNHAVGAFETDERKPDIYRPHDEFRLEGTELPRPSNLYGVSKATGEILGRYYHDHRDISVVCVRIGNLTKNHPPKDYERGQAMWLSHRDCAHLFDRCIQADYDFEIVYGISDNDRKYYSIERAKRVLGYDPQDNSAEFPNARP, encoded by the coding sequence ATGGACGACCCAGTCCTGCTTACGGGCGCGGGCGGGCGCGTCGGGCAGGCCATCCTCTCGGACCTCTCGGAGAAGTACGAGTGGCGACTGCTCGACCGGGACCCGCCCACCGAGGATACCGCCCACGAGTTCGTCGTCGCCGACATCACCGACGCCGAAGCGATTCGAGAGGCCGTGGAGGGCGTCGGCGCCGTCGTCCACCTCGCGGGCGACCCCCGTCCGGAAGCACCCTGGAACAGCGTGCTCCACAACAACATCGACGGCACACAGAAGATACTGGAGGCCGCCTGCAACGCGGGCGTCGAGAAGTTCGTGTTCGCCTCCTCGAACCACGCCGTGGGCGCGTTCGAAACCGACGAGCGGAAACCCGACATCTACCGGCCCCACGACGAGTTCCGCCTCGAAGGGACCGAACTCCCGCGACCGAGCAACCTCTACGGCGTGAGCAAGGCGACCGGCGAGATTCTGGGGCGGTACTACCACGACCACCGCGACATCAGCGTCGTCTGCGTCCGCATCGGCAATCTCACCAAGAACCACCCGCCGAAGGACTACGAGCGCGGCCAGGCGATGTGGCTCTCCCACCGCGACTGCGCTCACCTGTTCGACCGGTGCATCCAGGCCGACTACGACTTCGAGATCGTCTACGGCATCTCGGACAACGACCGGAAGTACTACTCCATCGAGCGCGCCAAGCGGGTGCTGGGCTACGACCCACAGGACAACTCCGCGGAGTTCCCGAACGCGCGGCCGTAG